Proteins from a single region of Desulfobacter postgatei 2ac9:
- a CDS encoding D-alanyl-D-alanine carboxypeptidase/D-alanyl-D-alanine-endopeptidase: protein MKNKIQLYIYLTILGLFLTLSTSLHAWAQTSGIILSDDQGKTIYAKNPDKPLIPASTLKILTSLAAMKALGPNFHFQTWAYYDKKTFDLYLKGFGDPLFISEEITKFAHQVSDHLFKQVSNGRISSAAVRNIIVDQTYFTPKITIPGAGSSTNPYDATNGSMCANFNTIFLKWDNRSRQFISAEKQTPFPDILAQQITPGSKNTDRILLSYDLRQIYPGILMHYFLNKSGVKITGTVRQGLFPESDKERIVYTSAFSLTDIVKKLLKFSNNFIANQLMLTMGARAFGPPATLEKGLDVLNKFAEETLDLKGIAIVEGSGLSRRNHMTPAQMRDMLIAFMPWYELLRRDGNEFYKTGTLSDVRSRAGFIRGKDNRLYPFVIMLNQTSKGYEAIRRMLHEKVSKACE from the coding sequence ATGAAAAATAAAATTCAATTGTACATTTACCTGACTATTTTAGGCCTTTTTCTGACCCTTTCCACATCTTTACATGCTTGGGCCCAAACATCAGGTATTATTTTGTCCGATGATCAGGGCAAAACAATTTATGCAAAAAATCCGGATAAACCGTTAATTCCTGCATCAACTTTAAAAATACTGACCAGCCTTGCGGCAATGAAAGCTTTAGGTCCGAATTTCCACTTCCAGACATGGGCATATTACGATAAAAAAACATTTGATCTTTACCTGAAAGGTTTTGGAGATCCTTTATTTATCTCCGAGGAAATAACCAAGTTTGCACATCAAGTATCAGACCATCTTTTCAAACAGGTATCCAACGGCCGCATCTCATCTGCGGCAGTCCGAAATATCATTGTGGATCAGACCTATTTTACACCCAAAATTACAATTCCCGGCGCCGGGTCCTCCACCAACCCCTATGACGCAACAAATGGATCAATGTGTGCCAATTTTAACACAATTTTCTTGAAATGGGACAACCGAAGCAGGCAATTTATTTCGGCTGAAAAGCAAACCCCATTCCCAGACATTCTGGCACAGCAGATTACGCCCGGATCAAAAAACACAGACAGAATTCTTCTCTCCTATGATCTTCGGCAAATTTATCCGGGCATACTGATGCATTATTTTTTAAATAAGTCAGGGGTAAAAATAACAGGCACCGTCCGGCAAGGCTTATTTCCAGAATCTGATAAAGAGCGCATTGTATACACATCCGCCTTTAGTCTAACAGACATTGTTAAAAAATTGCTGAAATTTTCAAACAACTTTATTGCCAATCAACTCATGCTGACCATGGGGGCACGCGCTTTCGGCCCGCCGGCAACCCTTGAAAAAGGACTCGATGTCCTGAATAAATTTGCAGAAGAAACCCTGGATTTAAAGGGTATTGCAATTGTTGAGGGTTCCGGCCTGTCCCGGCGAAACCACATGACGCCTGCCCAAATGAGGGATATGCTTATTGCATTTATGCCCTGGTATGAACTATTAAGAAGGGATGGAAATGAATTTTATAAAACCGGTACGTTGTCGGATGTCAGAAGCCGTGCAGGCTTTATCCGTGGAAAAGATAACCGGCTATACCCCTTTGTGATCATGCTGAATCAAACCAGCAAAGGATATGAGGCCATCAGGCGTATGCTTCACGAAAAGGTGTCAAAGGCC
- a CDS encoding LPP20 family lipoprotein, with protein sequence MNQWLMHLSLQLLTPKWRDGVMKKLLALSACLIALSFWGCSRGGPGGVLDSSVQSSVNEKIVTFQVVGKGLEPENALTKGEARLMAERAAIADGYRQLVEKLRGVYVQAYMKAGRGAVDQDIIETHTQSWLRGTEVMDITQKEYGITAARLRLRINFSKQGMIWWPMGLSDKG encoded by the coding sequence GTGAATCAATGGCTGATGCATTTGAGTTTGCAACTGTTAACCCCAAAATGGAGAGATGGTGTTATGAAGAAACTATTGGCGTTGTCGGCATGTTTAATTGCTTTATCCTTTTGGGGGTGTAGCAGAGGAGGGCCGGGAGGCGTTCTGGATTCTTCGGTGCAAAGTTCGGTTAATGAGAAAATTGTCACGTTTCAGGTGGTGGGCAAGGGGCTTGAGCCTGAAAATGCACTGACAAAAGGGGAAGCAAGACTCATGGCGGAACGTGCGGCTATTGCGGATGGATACCGGCAACTGGTTGAAAAATTACGTGGCGTTTATGTGCAGGCTTATATGAAAGCGGGTCGGGGGGCGGTTGACCAGGATATTATCGAGACACATACGCAATCTTGGTTAAGAGGAACGGAAGTGATGGATATTACCCAGAAAGAATATGGCATCACCGCAGCCCGGTTAAGATTGAGAATTAATTTTTCGAAACAAGGTATGATCTGGTGGCCAATGGGTCTATCGGATAAGGGCTGA
- a CDS encoding OmpA/MotB family protein — protein sequence MIPLCVILCYYVNSANGADQTFKFDPETYSIIELEGILGDCRIQMGALNEQIHDTQKDLDWLIIKVNRISDSGRHVLQFLHNSVGLKEKKISQLEVQKKYLAGAVAKYQKIYDLKKAREKEKTKIRVASTPDMEERAESVGKFNMGAKLADIQQAVKKAGLEDWVDVVDADGRCAKMNNALPILFSSGSAALAREYKSFLKKLALFLKPYDVKVYVNGYADPDPIHTRKYPSNLELGASRAANVVHEMVKNGLRPDIFKIGSTGEYRFEAKKQSSKKTFQRRAQLMVVFNG from the coding sequence ATGATACCTTTGTGCGTAATACTCTGTTATTATGTCAATAGTGCAAATGGTGCGGATCAAACATTTAAGTTTGATCCGGAAACCTATTCAATTATAGAACTGGAGGGAATTCTTGGAGACTGCCGAATCCAGATGGGCGCTTTAAATGAACAAATCCATGATACCCAAAAAGACCTTGACTGGCTTATTATTAAAGTAAACCGTATATCTGATTCCGGGCGACATGTGCTGCAATTTCTTCATAATTCTGTCGGATTGAAAGAGAAAAAAATTTCTCAGCTTGAGGTGCAAAAAAAATATCTTGCCGGTGCCGTTGCAAAATACCAGAAAATTTATGACCTAAAAAAAGCCCGGGAAAAGGAGAAGACAAAGATTAGGGTTGCGTCTACACCGGATATGGAGGAGCGTGCAGAAAGCGTTGGCAAATTCAATATGGGGGCAAAACTTGCGGACATTCAACAGGCCGTTAAAAAGGCCGGCCTTGAAGACTGGGTAGATGTCGTGGATGCTGACGGCAGGTGCGCGAAGATGAACAATGCGTTGCCGATCCTCTTTTCTTCCGGCAGTGCTGCCCTGGCCAGGGAATATAAATCCTTTTTAAAGAAACTGGCGCTGTTCCTTAAACCCTATGATGTTAAGGTTTACGTCAACGGATATGCGGATCCGGATCCCATTCATACCCGGAAATATCCATCCAACCTGGAGTTAGGTGCATCAAGGGCTGCCAACGTTGTTCATGAAATGGTGAAAAACGGCCTGAGGCCGGATATTTTTAAAATTGGTTCAACAGGGGAGTACCGGTTTGAAGCCAAAAAGCAGTCATCAAAGAAAACCTTCCAACGTCGTGCACAACTGATGGTTGTATTCAATGGATAG
- the rfbA gene encoding glucose-1-phosphate thymidylyltransferase RfbA translates to MRKGIILAGGSGTRLYPLTYSVSKQLMPVYDKPMIYYPLSTLMLSGITHILVITTPKDLESFKHLLGNGSQWGIGLEYAVQPNPDGLAQAFIIGEEFIGKDPVTLILGDNIFYADGLSNRLQRIAETDRGATVFGYYVKDPQRYGVVGFDTHFIVNSLEEKPEHPKSNYAVTGLYFYDNDVIEIAKSIKPSKRGELEITDVNNVYLSRGQLNVELFARGTAWLDTGTHDSLLNAGTFIKVVEERQGLKIACLEEIAFRMGWIDKEQLRRIAQPLLKNGYGKYLMDICKQGNHDGIH, encoded by the coding sequence TTGCGTAAGGGAATAATTCTGGCCGGCGGGTCCGGTACCCGATTGTATCCGCTGACCTATTCAGTCAGCAAACAGTTGATGCCGGTGTATGACAAACCCATGATCTACTACCCCTTGTCAACCCTGATGCTTTCCGGTATTACACACATTCTTGTAATTACAACCCCGAAGGATCTTGAAAGTTTTAAACATCTGCTGGGTAATGGGTCCCAATGGGGAATCGGTTTGGAATATGCAGTCCAACCCAATCCCGACGGGTTGGCTCAGGCATTTATTATTGGCGAAGAATTTATTGGCAAAGACCCTGTGACGCTTATTTTGGGGGACAATATTTTTTATGCTGACGGTTTATCCAACCGTTTGCAAAGAATTGCGGAAACAGACAGAGGGGCAACAGTATTTGGCTATTATGTCAAAGATCCCCAACGGTATGGTGTGGTCGGATTTGATACGCATTTTATTGTGAACAGCCTTGAGGAAAAACCGGAACACCCTAAATCAAATTATGCGGTAACGGGCCTCTATTTTTATGATAATGATGTGATTGAAATCGCCAAATCAATCAAACCCTCTAAACGAGGGGAGTTGGAAATTACCGATGTTAACAATGTTTATCTGTCCCGGGGACAATTAAACGTTGAGTTGTTTGCCAGGGGGACAGCCTGGCTTGATACCGGCACCCATGACTCTTTACTTAATGCCGGAACGTTTATAAAAGTTGTTGAAGAACGGCAAGGGTTGAAGATCGCCTGTCTGGAAGAGATCGCCTTTAGAATGGGGTGGATCGATAAGGAACAATTGAGACGGATTGCCCAGCCATTGCTTAAAAACGGTTATGGAAAATATTTGATGGATATCTGTAAGCAGGGAAACCATGATGGAATACACTGA
- the rfbC gene encoding dTDP-4-dehydrorhamnose 3,5-epimerase: MEYTELEIPDVVLIEPKVFGDHRGFFMETFREDEFNEKVQDVRFVQDNHSMSGKGILRGLHYQIKRPQGKLVRVIEGEVFDVVVDIRKSSLYFGQWVGVTLSAENRKMLWVPPGFAHGFYVLSDSAQFIYKCTDYYAHELERCMLWSDETIGIKWPVTASPVLSAKDENGTLFKDAEVFE, translated from the coding sequence ATGGAATACACTGAACTCGAAATCCCTGATGTGGTATTAATCGAACCCAAGGTGTTCGGAGACCATCGCGGCTTTTTTATGGAAACCTTCAGAGAGGATGAGTTTAATGAAAAAGTTCAGGATGTCCGGTTTGTCCAGGATAATCATAGCATGTCCGGAAAAGGTATTTTAAGAGGACTTCACTATCAGATCAAGCGACCCCAGGGAAAACTTGTCCGGGTGATTGAAGGAGAGGTCTTTGATGTGGTTGTGGACATTCGTAAGTCCTCTCTTTATTTTGGCCAATGGGTGGGGGTGACCCTGTCGGCAGAAAATAGAAAAATGTTGTGGGTTCCACCTGGATTTGCGCATGGTTTCTATGTTCTCAGCGATAGCGCCCAGTTTATTTATAAGTGTACGGACTATTATGCCCACGAGCTTGAAAGGTGTATGCTTTGGTCTGATGAAACAATTGGGATTAAATGGCCTGTAACCGCATCCCCGGTATTATCTGCAAAAGATGAAAATGGGACTCTCTTTAAAGACGCCGAGGTGTTTGAATGA
- the rfbD gene encoding dTDP-4-dehydrorhamnose reductase, which produces MKILLFGAGGQLGWELQRTSPAGVDLDVVHHCDVDFRNEKSIKNSIIESNSDWIINAAAYTAVDKAESEENLANQLNHLAVAQIARTVRETHKKLVHISTDFIFDGNHSVPYLPDSPANPHSVYGKTKLDGEIAIKQILQEDFLIVRTAWLYSSHGNNFVKTMLRLMKERDELQVVGDQIGTPTWANGLAQCIWKAVGKDICGTLHWTDAGVASWYDFSVAIQEIALEFGILEKPVPISSIPSIQYPTPAKRPSFSVLDKTETWQKIEIIPVHWRVQLKNMMEELI; this is translated from the coding sequence ATGAAAATTCTGTTATTCGGCGCAGGCGGTCAATTAGGATGGGAATTGCAACGAACCTCTCCTGCCGGCGTTGACTTGGATGTGGTTCATCACTGTGATGTAGATTTTAGAAATGAGAAAAGTATAAAGAACAGCATCATAGAATCAAATTCGGACTGGATTATCAATGCCGCTGCATATACAGCGGTTGATAAGGCTGAAAGTGAAGAAAATTTGGCAAACCAATTGAATCATTTGGCTGTTGCCCAAATCGCCAGAACTGTGCGTGAAACCCATAAAAAATTGGTTCATATTTCAACAGACTTTATATTTGACGGTAATCATTCTGTTCCCTATCTTCCTGACAGCCCTGCAAATCCTCATTCTGTTTACGGCAAAACAAAATTGGATGGAGAAATCGCCATAAAACAAATTTTGCAGGAAGATTTTCTGATTGTTCGAACAGCGTGGCTCTATTCATCCCATGGAAATAACTTTGTTAAAACCATGCTGCGGCTAATGAAAGAACGAGACGAATTGCAGGTTGTTGGCGATCAAATTGGAACACCAACCTGGGCCAACGGCCTGGCCCAGTGTATCTGGAAAGCCGTGGGCAAAGATATCTGCGGCACCCTGCACTGGACAGATGCCGGAGTCGCTTCATGGTATGATTTTTCAGTAGCTATACAGGAAATAGCCTTGGAATTTGGAATATTGGAAAAGCCTGTCCCCATTTCATCAATTCCTTCAATACAATATCCGACGCCTGCTAAAAGACCTTCTTTCAGTGTTCTTGATAAAACCGAAACATGGCAGAAGATCGAAATCATCCCTGTCCATTGGCGGGTTCAGTTAAAAAATATGATGGAGGAGTTGATATAA
- a CDS encoding ABC transporter substrate-binding protein — translation MLCTSLGLCLFQPPCLADGSSNGNDRIAVVISKKIKPYIQVGDGIQAKSEEIKLDVDLFILDPETKSIQDNVLHQLALTDYKLIAAIGPEAAVFIWAITSIQSPKIYTAILDPENCTGLPEHAMGIALKIPVEIQVKEISRHFENLGTIGVLFDPTFNQDFYDQAEAAALNHSFEITPIKVGSKTQISQQLQEHIGKIDAIWMIPDQTVISEKIVHYVIKQGIYQGMGVIGYNSFFTLSGAVFSFEFDYKALGSQAALKIKSFLESGQWTPDPPLFKTIVNQRMAKKLGIIVKK, via the coding sequence ATGCTTTGTACGAGCTTGGGACTTTGCCTGTTTCAGCCCCCCTGCCTGGCTGATGGCAGTAGTAACGGCAATGATCGTATAGCCGTTGTTATTTCCAAAAAAATCAAACCATATATCCAGGTTGGAGATGGGATCCAGGCCAAATCTGAAGAGATTAAGCTGGATGTTGATCTTTTTATTCTTGACCCTGAAACCAAATCAATTCAGGACAATGTTTTACATCAACTGGCATTGACGGATTATAAACTGATTGCAGCCATAGGACCTGAGGCTGCTGTTTTTATTTGGGCAATAACAAGTATTCAATCTCCCAAAATATACACAGCCATCCTTGATCCGGAAAATTGCACCGGCTTGCCGGAACATGCCATGGGCATTGCCTTAAAAATACCGGTTGAAATTCAGGTCAAAGAGATCAGTCGACATTTTGAAAATCTTGGTACCATCGGTGTTTTGTTCGATCCAACCTTCAACCAGGATTTCTATGACCAGGCAGAGGCTGCCGCCCTAAACCATTCTTTTGAAATCACACCGATAAAAGTGGGCTCAAAAACACAGATTTCCCAACAACTTCAAGAGCATATAGGTAAGATTGATGCCATTTGGATGATCCCGGATCAGACGGTTATTTCTGAAAAAATTGTTCACTATGTGATCAAGCAGGGGATTTATCAGGGCATGGGCGTAATTGGTTATAACTCTTTTTTTACTCTGTCCGGTGCGGTTTTTTCCTTTGAATTTGATTATAAAGCATTAGGCAGCCAGGCAGCATTAAAAATAAAATCTTTTCTGGAATCAGGCCAATGGACGCCTGATCCTCCTCTATTTAAAACCATTGTTAATCAGAGAATGGCAAAAAAATTAGGAATCATCGTTAAAAAATAA
- a CDS encoding sensor histidine kinase produces MISNFVTKRFHQRIDFMTQYLALNCELGLLIGEKYLLQGLVENILEEDDVMAVAILDQNKNTLAEGRRILSGPFEQINKSVFSSNSQESLTWIGGMEKNKAPEIIGEVQITYSLQGITELINTMKKQVFAGALALILVSCLIFHFISRSLVAPIVSLADTARKVSMGNRDVRAAPGTTPEIIRLSQAFNNMLDSLAKGRKTLVRTYEKLTRQQALVEVGKFSMMIAHEVKNPLGIIKSSLELIKSEFNIPEDDLLLRYAEEEIVRLNHLIESFLMFSKPAKPQFEKVDLNQLLEQIAMGFDIQSSTTGVQLDCRIPESKFEAQADFDLLARGIGNIIKNACEANEHKGLVTISVVEHYKMDKTPHKWELFIQDQGPGISREKKTKIFEPFFTTKSTGTGLGLAFADQAIKAHGGNISIESPESGGCCFCVTLFSNIREPEVLKVYDTDINS; encoded by the coding sequence ATGATCAGTAATTTTGTTACCAAACGCTTCCACCAGCGTATTGATTTTATGACCCAGTACCTGGCTTTGAACTGCGAACTTGGTCTGTTGATTGGAGAAAAATATCTGCTTCAGGGCTTGGTGGAAAATATACTTGAGGAAGACGATGTCATGGCCGTAGCAATTCTTGACCAAAACAAAAACACCCTTGCCGAGGGGCGCCGGATTTTATCCGGACCCTTTGAACAGATCAATAAAAGTGTTTTTTCATCAAACAGCCAGGAATCCCTGACCTGGATCGGTGGAATGGAGAAAAATAAAGCGCCTGAAATCATAGGGGAAGTGCAGATCACTTATTCGCTTCAGGGTATCACTGAACTTATAAACACAATGAAAAAGCAGGTATTTGCCGGCGCCCTTGCTTTGATCCTTGTTTCATGCCTGATTTTTCATTTTATTTCAAGATCCCTTGTCGCTCCCATTGTTTCACTTGCAGATACCGCCAGAAAGGTGTCAATGGGCAACCGGGATGTGCGGGCGGCTCCCGGCACCACTCCCGAAATTATCCGGTTGAGTCAGGCGTTCAATAATATGCTTGACTCTTTGGCCAAGGGCCGCAAAACCCTTGTACGCACATACGAGAAACTGACCAGGCAACAGGCTTTGGTGGAAGTCGGAAAGTTTTCGATGATGATCGCCCATGAGGTTAAAAATCCTTTGGGAATTATTAAGTCTTCCCTTGAATTAATTAAATCTGAATTCAATATTCCGGAGGATGATTTGCTTTTAAGGTATGCAGAGGAGGAGATTGTTCGTCTGAACCACTTGATTGAAAGTTTTTTAATGTTTTCAAAGCCTGCAAAACCACAGTTTGAAAAGGTAGATTTAAACCAGTTACTGGAACAGATCGCCATGGGGTTTGATATCCAATCATCAACGACCGGAGTCCAACTCGATTGCAGAATTCCTGAATCAAAATTTGAGGCCCAGGCTGATTTTGACCTGCTTGCGCGGGGGATAGGCAATATCATTAAAAACGCCTGTGAAGCCAATGAGCATAAAGGGTTGGTCACTATAAGCGTGGTGGAACATTATAAGATGGATAAAACCCCACACAAATGGGAGCTTTTTATTCAAGATCAGGGGCCGGGTATCAGTCGGGAAAAAAAGACTAAAATTTTTGAACCCTTTTTTACCACCAAGTCAACCGGAACAGGTCTGGGCCTTGCTTTTGCGGATCAGGCAATAAAGGCCCACGGTGGAAACATAAGCATAGAATCTCCAGAGAGTGGAGGCTGCTGCTTTTGTGTAACATTGTTTTCAAATATTCGGGAACCAGAGGTGTTAAAAGTTTATGACACAGATATTAATAGTTGA
- a CDS encoding sigma-54-dependent transcriptional regulator, producing the protein MTQILIVDDEEKLRHLLSMMLERKGIKTHKAIHGANALEMLENNSYDLIISDIKMPVMDGRQLISKMREKNILTPVIFITAFATVESAVEMMQQGACDYITKPFDSVKIYLAVEKAINLSRLITENQEMKQALSGAEKSKNLIYKSKAMQDVVALADNVATVDTAVLILGESGTGKEVLANYIHNKSTRCDKRFVAVNCAAISSNLVESELFGYEKGAFTGAAARTRGRFEFSDSGTLFLDEIGDMPLDSQGKLLRALQEKKLQRVGGNEEIPVDVRVICATNQNLGQMVMNKKFRQDLYYRINVFPIEIPPLRLRKEDIVPLAKHIITTFSFGAEHQLSEDACAKLMEYPWPGNVRELANVLERCLILTRDTQKITSQTLSFLQVAQPASPAQHTVIRLPSSGIPLQQVQMSLVKQALDKSGNNQTYAAKLLGISRSKFRVLLKNMEPDQ; encoded by the coding sequence ATGACACAGATATTAATAGTTGATGACGAAGAAAAATTGCGACATCTTCTTTCAATGATGCTTGAAAGAAAGGGTATTAAAACCCATAAAGCGATCCATGGTGCCAATGCGCTTGAAATGCTGGAGAATAACAGTTATGATTTGATCATTTCAGATATTAAAATGCCTGTCATGGACGGCAGACAGCTTATCAGCAAAATGCGGGAGAAAAATATTTTAACACCCGTAATTTTCATTACAGCGTTTGCAACCGTTGAATCAGCCGTGGAAATGATGCAACAAGGCGCATGCGATTATATAACCAAGCCCTTTGACTCAGTAAAAATTTATCTGGCCGTTGAAAAGGCAATAAACCTGTCCAGGCTGATAACCGAGAATCAGGAAATGAAACAGGCCCTTTCAGGGGCAGAGAAGTCAAAGAATCTTATCTATAAATCAAAGGCGATGCAGGACGTGGTGGCTTTAGCGGATAATGTGGCCACAGTGGATACTGCAGTGTTGATCTTAGGGGAGTCCGGCACAGGCAAAGAAGTGCTTGCGAATTATATTCATAATAAAAGCACCAGGTGTGATAAAAGATTTGTGGCAGTGAACTGCGCAGCTATTTCTTCAAACCTTGTGGAGTCGGAACTGTTCGGCTATGAGAAAGGCGCCTTTACAGGCGCCGCTGCCAGGACCCGGGGCAGATTTGAGTTTTCTGACTCCGGTACCCTGTTCCTTGATGAAATAGGGGATATGCCCCTGGACTCCCAGGGCAAGCTTTTACGGGCCCTGCAGGAGAAGAAATTGCAAAGGGTCGGGGGGAATGAAGAGATTCCCGTCGACGTCAGGGTAATCTGTGCAACCAATCAGAACCTTGGCCAAATGGTGATGAATAAAAAATTTCGCCAGGATTTATATTACAGAATTAATGTATTTCCCATTGAAATTCCGCCATTGCGTCTCAGGAAAGAAGATATTGTCCCGCTGGCTAAACATATTATCACTACATTTTCCTTTGGTGCAGAGCATCAACTCAGTGAAGACGCCTGTGCCAAGCTTATGGAGTATCCCTGGCCGGGAAACGTCAGGGAGCTTGCCAACGTTCTTGAGCGCTGCCTGATATTGACCAGGGATACACAAAAGATTACCTCCCAGACATTGTCTTTTCTGCAGGTTGCTCAGCCGGCCAGCCCGGCCCAGCATACGGTAATCAGGCTCCCGTCCAGCGGCATCCCGTTGCAGCAGGTTCAGATGAGCCTGGTAAAGCAGGCATTGGATAAATCCGGCAACAACCAGACATATGCCGCAAAGCTTTTGGGTATAAGTCGTTCCAAATTCAGGGTGCTGCTGAAAAATATGGAACCGGACCAGTAA
- a CDS encoding TonB-dependent receptor plug domain-containing protein, with translation MIGKLKIAVIILFSAWISLGASRVWASDTMLMFVGEDLEMLSIASRKEEAAWSAPAIVDVITRQEFESQNAFTLSQALEGTPGFHINQTERSSTYYLRGVSNSALTLFDTVPMGSGVLKSENYMDYETSLAAVKRIEVIRGGSSVLWGPDAFAGVVNIVPLTGKDVDGVQTGLNLSSDNQSGEAYLNYGYNKDSWSGFASVSGRFAEDDGPETNIVRFWNDGGKPTPPEDRYGRKNADDSHFVNFYGSMTYENWLTLSLHLSDNLNAYTVSDWDDEFTWEEQAASTRHMVKLEAVKSIDQDSGVRFTGYLSGKSLDYTIIDNTLDREESSLFAELIYDRSFFLSKSLLTTGVSLKSDQYNRIPVWRDFFPLFFPEDKDKKSNVLLPGIEETNFSNDLFSVFGQYRHKFDFVEIWAGARYDNHRAYEDKISYTTGFAWNIDKFILKGIFGTGYRTPFGRQLVPASYLEDASQSGLEKITLNSGLEKITSLNLGLSWKHMGTRAAATLFRNAIENFVIEERTEGFGIPTPNSQDISGLELEVEHQFFQNLTLCANLTLLNNSGTDETYYFNDYDFIDREDNVSKHYLALRYAYETGPNIMGTVKAVWDINRNFSLVPELRYFSSQSIYSPVADETLSCGQAWVMDVNLRIRNYFPFDVDLFAKNLFDNTYKTPGLYSITRNPGFTAGVALRYSW, from the coding sequence TTGATAGGTAAACTTAAAATTGCCGTAATCATTCTATTTTCTGCCTGGATCTCTTTGGGGGCTTCCCGGGTATGGGCATCAGATACCATGCTCATGTTTGTGGGTGAGGATTTGGAGATGCTCTCCATTGCCTCCAGAAAAGAAGAGGCTGCCTGGAGCGCTCCGGCCATTGTTGATGTCATCACAAGGCAGGAGTTTGAATCTCAGAATGCATTTACCCTTTCCCAGGCCCTTGAAGGAACCCCCGGATTTCATATCAATCAAACTGAAAGGTCCAGCACCTATTACCTGAGAGGTGTTTCTAATTCCGCCCTGACCCTTTTTGATACAGTGCCCATGGGGTCCGGTGTGCTGAAATCCGAAAATTATATGGATTATGAAACAAGTCTTGCCGCCGTCAAGCGTATTGAAGTGATCAGGGGGGGGAGTTCCGTTTTGTGGGGACCGGATGCGTTTGCCGGGGTAGTCAATATTGTTCCTCTTACAGGTAAGGATGTTGATGGCGTTCAAACCGGCCTTAACTTATCGTCAGACAATCAATCAGGGGAAGCCTACCTGAACTATGGATATAACAAAGACAGTTGGTCGGGGTTTGCTTCTGTTTCAGGCCGTTTTGCAGAAGATGACGGTCCTGAAACCAATATTGTCCGTTTCTGGAATGACGGCGGTAAGCCCACCCCGCCTGAAGATCGGTATGGGAGGAAAAATGCGGATGATTCCCATTTTGTCAATTTTTACGGGAGCATGACCTATGAGAACTGGCTGACGCTTTCATTGCACTTGTCAGACAACCTTAACGCATATACGGTGTCTGACTGGGATGATGAGTTTACTTGGGAAGAGCAGGCCGCATCTACCCGGCATATGGTAAAGCTTGAAGCTGTAAAATCCATTGACCAGGATTCCGGGGTGCGTTTTACAGGCTACCTGTCCGGAAAGTCTTTGGATTATACCATTATAGACAACACCCTTGACCGCGAGGAATCTTCACTATTTGCCGAATTGATTTATGACAGGTCTTTTTTTCTTTCCAAGTCGCTTTTGACCACAGGAGTTTCCCTGAAATCTGATCAATATAACCGGATTCCTGTGTGGAGAGATTTTTTCCCATTGTTTTTTCCAGAGGACAAGGATAAAAAGTCGAATGTTCTTTTGCCCGGAATTGAAGAAACTAACTTTTCCAATGATCTGTTTTCTGTTTTTGGGCAATACCGTCATAAGTTTGATTTTGTGGAAATCTGGGCCGGAGCGCGTTATGATAACCACAGAGCCTATGAGGACAAAATCAGCTATACTACAGGGTTTGCCTGGAACATAGATAAGTTCATACTTAAAGGGATTTTCGGCACCGGCTACAGGACGCCTTTTGGTCGCCAGTTAGTACCGGCGTCTTACCTGGAGGATGCGTCTCAGTCGGGGCTTGAAAAGATAACTTTGAATTCAGGTCTTGAAAAGATAACCTCTTTGAATTTAGGTCTCTCATGGAAACATATGGGAACACGGGCGGCTGCCACTTTGTTTAGAAATGCAATAGAGAATTTTGTTATTGAGGAGCGGACTGAAGGGTTTGGCATTCCAACTCCAAATAGTCAGGATATATCTGGCCTGGAGCTGGAAGTGGAACATCAATTTTTTCAAAATTTGACACTGTGCGCAAATTTGACATTGCTGAACAATTCAGGAACGGATGAAACGTATTATTTTAATGATTACGACTTCATTGATAGAGAGGATAATGTATCTAAACATTACCTTGCGTTGCGCTATGCCTATGAAACCGGCCCGAACATTATGGGAACGGTCAAAGCGGTTTGGGATATCAACCGGAATTTCTCCCTCGTGCCTGAACTCAGATATTTTAGCAGCCAGAGCATTTATTCCCCTGTGGCGGACGAAACCCTGTCATGCGGGCAGGCCTGGGTGATGGACGTCAATTTGAGGATAAGAAACTACTTCCCCTTTGATGTAGACCTGTTTGCAAAGAATTTGTTTGACAATACATATAAAACACCCGGTCTCTATTCCATAACCCGAAACCCAGGGTTTACCGCTGGCGTTGCACTTCGATACTCTTGGTAA